The genomic region TGGCATCACAGGAAGCAACCACAACAGTGGAGCTGAGAGATGATGAAGGCCTGGGTCGCAGCAAAGGCCGTGGGAATGGAGCAGACGTGGATTGGGAGGTAGGTCAGATATGCGACACAGCCAGAGTAGACCAGATTCCATCACTGAGAGGGATGGAGGAGTCATTGGTGGCCACCATGGTACCTGGGGGATGGAGATATGTTTACCGgtaatttgggggagaaaagtgACTTGGGTTCAGTATCTTTTGACTCAGGGATGCTTGGACAACACCCAACAGAGGGTATCCCAGGCGCCCCGTGACTTTCAGTTTTCTTTAGTTCTGCTTGCAGAGTCAGAGCGAAGCAACATCCTGTCAGGGACTGTTGCGTCCTCTTTGGTCCCTCTGCTGGGTTTTCTCCAGCCCCTTGGCCTCAGGCAAGAGAGGAGCCAGCAGCACAGTCTGCTGGGGGCTGCAGGGCAGGCTCTTAACACAGCAGGACCCTTCAGATGCTCTGCAACTGACACTCCCAGGTCTACCGCCTGCCAGCATCTGTTCACGGAGACACAGCATCACACACTCTCCGGACTGGAAGGGACAGTAGAGGTCACCCATTCCAGCCTCGGGGTGGCATTTGCAGACTGTTCTAATAACTCAAGAGTTCCTCCTTCTATTATGCAGGAGACTGTTTCTTCTGACATCCTCTTACTACGCTGTTATTGACATGGTCCACCACAGACCTCCTGCCTAAGGAGAGGCGTGCTGGGGCTCAGGTTTATGCCTCTAGCAGTGAGGGACACGATAAGGCCATATTTGGGAACAcaagttctttttgtctttgacaCCACAGCTACGGAATGGTCTCCACGGTGACAGCAGCTTCTTGGAGGTgtctagattttcattttctatattcCCCTAAATGTCTAATTTATGAATAATCTGTTTAGATAACCTGCTGGCAAGTTTCTGCATGTATACGAATATCAAGaaatagctatatatatatatttaaaacaataaaaaaagtacAGTGATAGGCACTTGTGgcacatttgtttttctcccactaaaaacagaaattaggAATTAGGattgactttaaaatttttaagttaaacaAGATTCAATGAAAGAAACACTGCCTTCATGTTCTTCAAAGGCGTGTgagcagagaggggctggagctaacccaattatgttttctttaatgtGAAAAAGCTATTTGCCTGACATCCCATTTGCATCTCACCATCACATTCAAAGGGCTgggacattgattttttttttttctgtggattcttttgAACATGAAAGTGTTTTTCCCTGTTTTCTCCCCCCTTGTGAGAGCAGTGGTAAGAATGGATCGATAATTACATTGTtggataaaaatgaatataaattttattgaaaaacaaCACCAGCAACAATGTGGGGAAAGCATAGTCAACAGCCACCGGCCCACGCAACTCAGTGCACACGTTATGAAAAGTAATCACCTCTCAAGAGTTCCAACTACTTActccaaatgaaaagaaattacagaCCTCAGATAAACCGATGTGGGACTCGGATGCACACCAGCTTAGAACGCTTTGCCAATGGCGGAGGGCGTGGCCCCACCGTTCACCTGTGTCCGCTGTGGACCATCTAGTGCATTTCAAGGGCTAACTGGCTTGGGCAGAACGTCCTCCTTCCAATGAGCTGGCCTCTCAAGCCCCAGACCACTGGGAAAACGCTTCTACTTTTCAAGTCCTTTGAGAAGAGGATTTCACAAACTTTCTTGGCAACTTGTCCCTCCTGCTTAACAACAGGAAAGAGTTCTTTAAGTCTAGCCTAAATCCTTCATGCTTCAGTTAATCTATTCACTTCCTTTTAAACTCCGCAGGCTGTGTGGGACGGGTTTGTCCTGGTGGGACATTGTAACATATGGGGAACTCACAATGATCGTAATCGGATTGAAAGTGGAGTCCTGCGGTGCCGGTGGCGCCTCCGAAACCAGTTGAAAAGAAGTCGCTTGCAGCCGTGGTGGTGGCCCATCTGGCCTAGCGCTTCCCCCATCCCGGACTCTCTGCATCCCCTTCTGCCTGTGGCCTGAGGGTTGCCACCCTAGGACCTGCCAGCAAAAGCTGCCTGAGTTCGCTCAGTTTCAGTCCTTCACTGGCACAGCAATGAGCGTGGTCAAAGCCGTCCCACCTAGTTCCGTATCCAGTGTTTCCGTTTCAAGATGGGATTTCCGGGCAAAGCACTCCCAAATCCTCTTACATTCCACGTCTTCTCACCATGCCAGGCTCGCCTCACAGTCTGTGCGTGGCAGCGATGTGCTCCGCGTACACACGAGGAAGCGCTGAGAGGCCACAAGAAAGCACCCAGTGAATTTAACATAAACGTCCCAAGACCATTTTGCAATTTTGGCGTAAAAACCTTGGTGACCGATTCAGCCTCGCGGAGGGGTGCAGCGCCGGCAGCTCCGCACGTTGGGCACCAGGGGGCGCCCGCCCCCTTCCACCGGCCGCCGGGACTCATCGACCGGGAAACAAAGATGGGCTTCAAAATGCAAGAAAAGATTTCAAAATGCAACCTCGAATTCTACCCTGAGCAGCACGCGTGTAAAAATTCATGAAGATTGGATttcatttcatgtatttttactTAGGGGAAAGAAATGCAGGTGATTTTCTGACTGTGCCTGCAGCTGTCTTTACAAAGGGCTGCCTGGTTGAACACTGGGGAGGAGCGCGGATGCGCTGCGGGCGCTTTGAGCGTTGGGCCTCGCTCGGGTTCTCGGGACAGCTCCTGCTTTGCTGGGTGGCATCCTCTGCACGCTCCACAATGTAGTGACTAATTATACTGTTTTTGAAAAGATGTATGGAAGGCACTTATTTTGATGAAACACAGCACACTTCTTTCAGTTTATAAAATGGAAGGTGTGAGAAAAGGCTGTTTTCAGGGTGTAAAATCTCCCCTTGTTTCCGAGTCGTGGTTCACAGTGGTCCCGCCTCTGGGGCTTCTGTGCATTTTCCAGGTGCGAGGGACGTGGTGCCCAATGCCTGGATGGCAGAGCTTGCCGGATGGCGCTGGACACAGGCCAGGGCAGGTCAGCCCCCATGGGGGTGCTCCCCTTGGGTTCCAGGGCCCCCAGCCTGGTGGAGGACGGGCACCGCTGTAACGTCGATCTGGGAAAGGTCCATGCTGGTGGCAGTGGGGACCGTTGGGGGAGGGACCCCAGGGAGATGCTGGAGCGAAGTGTTGGGAGCCTGGAACTTCAGACAGGCCTGGGTAACCAACGGAGGCTGCTGCCCCCCACCCTGAGCtctgggaggcaggggcagggccccCTTGGTTTCCTCCGTAggcccagcatctagcacagtgcctggtacttaTTAAGTGCCCATGAATGTGTGTTGGATACACAAAGgtgaggaggaaggcagaggcgGCTGTGAGGATCCCTGGCTGACCCTGGCTATAGCTGAGCCTGGGGGCATTTGCAGCACCAGTGGGGGGCAGAGTGCTGGGCAGTGTCAGCTGTCAGGGGCTGCAGAGCTGGAGAAGCCAGGAGGTCAGCAGGGACAATCTCAGGGGTCTTTGTGTGCTGGGAGCGTGTTGCAGCGGCCACGCACggcctctccatccttccctctctGCTGCCCTGCCAGAGCCAGCCTTTCTGCTGTTGCCATGGCAACACCAGCCTGAGGTGCTGCTGAGGGTCAGCTGGGCAGCCCAGGCTTCTGGGGCCTGAGCCCCACAGAAGGCGGGACCCCAGAGGTCTCTCTTgtcagagaaaaggagggaggaagatagGATAAGGACAGGCACAAAAACTGCTCCCAGGGCAGGTGGAGGCCCCCAGCTGTGGTGTTGGTGGCAGGGACTCCTGGGGGCCGGCAGAGCCCTGTTATCATGGGAGGCTCCTGGGCACTGCAGTTTGCACTATACCCTTGCCTGACCTCCCTGCCCAGGTCTTTATTTTGAGTTGTTGACGAGGCTCCCCAAGGCCTAGCAGGCATCTTGGGGCACCCTGTGAAGGATGTAGGTGGGGCCCAGAGGCCCAGGCTCTGAGGGCGCCCGGAAGGCCACCCCAGACCTTAGACTGAACTAACTGCCCAGCAGGCTCCTCTGGGAGCCGAGCTGGAGGTCTTATCCCTTAGACTCAGGTGGCAGGATGGCCATGGGGTCCCTTCACCCCTTGGTCCCCCACCCAGGACACTCACGAGTGGGCACTGGCTGCTCTTTGCTTTAGAGTCTCCCCATAACTTTCTGTTGCCACATTCCCAGTACACACAGGGACTCTgagggcccccagcccccagccaggggTAGTTGGCTAGCTTCCTCTCCACACCTTCTTTTTCCTAGGGCTCTTAAAGAGCAAGAAGCGCCCAATGAAGAGGCAGCAGGAATGTGGACGATGGTCAGGTCTGGGGAAAATGACAGTCCAACCGTCCGTGGGGTCCAGGAGGTGGTGAGAAACGCTGTGATGCTACATGAAAGGGGCGCTATGATTCCAGATGACTCAGCCTGGCAAATCACGTCCCTCTCGGCACGGAGGAGAATTCTCGAATCATGGCGTGACAAGCCTGCCGCCTGGGCACCGTCCCTGCTTTCCCACATCGACGCTACGACAACAGCATGAGCACGAGAAGGGGCACCTGGGCAGTGTGGACAGTTTACAATACCTTGGATTTACATAGCACCTGTTTCTTCTAAAGGTCCTTTGCCTCTGTCGCCTTGGCCGTTGCCACAACTGAGTGAAGCCATCAGAACACAAACATCACAGCTCCTGCGGCagagcagggaaactgaggcagaggccTAGAAGTGATTTCATGCAGACTCAGTGGTGTCCAGGGATCTCTGCACGTCCCTTGGGCCCTCTCCGGGCAGGCCTGGCCCTCTGGGAGGTGTGACGGGACACAGGCCCTCACTGGGCGTTCACTTTATACTTCAGGATATAGGAGTAGAAGTTGTGGTTGGCGTTCTCCAGCACCATGACATAGACTTCCTGGCAGCCGGCCGTGCTGCAGCTGCCCTCCCAGTAGCCCTCGCTGTTCAGGGTCAGAGGCCACGTGTCCTGCCCCTTCACTAGGGCTTTGGCGATGCCGTGCAGCTTCAGTTTGAATGGGACGTTCCGGTTGGCAGGAAGCACGCCCGTCAGAGGCTCCAGCAGCTCATTGTCCTGCCCCCAGTTGCCAAAGCTCTCGGGGAACATGGGCCAGTTCACCTTGGTGTTGGTGCAGCACAGGAGATAATTGAAGACGAAGATGTAGTTGCCCGCTTCCTGCCTCTTCTTGACGAAGATCTTGAGGGCAAACTTGCCGGCGTGAGGCAGCTGGACCTTCAGCTCTGTCCGCTTCTCCCGCTGCAGCTGGAAAATGTAGCGCCGCTGTGTTTCCTCTGTGATGAGGCCGTCGTCCCCGTGCAGGGAAGCCAGGACACTGATGCCCTCCTCAACGCCGAAGCTCACGGAGCAGCGCCCATCGCTCGTGTGGATgatggggtgagggtgggagggctTCGTGATGCCCATCTGCTCCGAGAACCAGCTGGGGCCCACGGGCTGGTGCAGCTCAGCTGGCAGCTGGACCGTGTCGTCCACGTAGTTACACTTGAGCGTGTACTCCAGCACAGAGCTGTAGATGTCAGAGTTGCCTTTGGCAAAGATTTGCAGCTTGTGGGTGCCCACGGTGGGAGGGTACACTTCCAGCTTCATCCCATTCTTCCTGAGGCTCAGCAGCCCGTGCTCCTGCTTGCCATTGAGCATAAACATGAAGAGCGTCGGGGCACAGCTCTCAATGGTCACCATGGCCTTCCCGTTCACTGCGGAGAGAAAGCCGAGGTCAGGGGACATGGGTCCAGCCGGTGCTGACGTGCTGGCAAGTGcttaacaactggctctctgggggaaaaaagtccTGACTGGTAGTGTTTGCtcatttctgtggtgtaaatactttCACCAGGGAATTTAAGCAACCAGTGTGACGTCACTCTGAGCATGACATAAGCCAGCTGCAGCACACCACAGGAAGGGTCCCCCATCCTCTTTAAAACCTCCAAAGGAAAGCGACCAAGAACAATAGTCCTGTTCTCCTCTCGGTCGaacccttcctctcccctcacttCCTCTCCAAGGCAGCTCAGTGGCAGAAGCCGTCTCAGCCCTCAACTGCTCAGGGTCCCTCCTGATCCAGCTCACATCTGAGGTGGTTGTGAGGTCCCCGTGCCATTCACTGCCCAGCACCTCCACACAGCACCCAAGGGGTCCCGTGAAAACATCCACCCATCACCCCTGGGCTCACGTCTGTGGGTCACATCAAACTGGAGACCAGTGGAGAGGCCTGCCCCCTCCTGTATCCTTCCcggggccacagagcatcctctCGCATCCTCCAGGGGCACACTCCCTCACACCCCAGGGCCCTCACACACACTCTTCCCTCCACTGCCTTCCCCCAAGCCTGGATAAGACCTCAACATGATGTCCTGACTGCAAAGAAGCCCTTCCCAACTCATCAGACCAGGCTGAGGCCCCAGAAgcctctctcccagccctgcAGCTCCCTCAGGGAACTTAGCCCCCTTGTAAGGAGTTAGTTTTATGCAATGTCAGTCCTCGCTGCTGGGCGTGGGCACTACGGGGAAGGGCcagcctgcctcctctcctgccttgtCTCAGTGCCTGGCCGGGTGCCCCAGAGGATCCTTGGCAAAGGCGAGCTGAACGGCTAGGAAAACTTGAAGTAAAGGGCTGGCGACCCTGGACCTCTGTAGGAGCCCGTGACCTGCTCTgcaccctctctctcctcccctcagccctccTTAGCTCCCGCTTTCCCTGGCTCTCATCTTCCCCTCCTGtgtcctccttccctgcctcttgtccccctcagtttccctcttctgcttccttcccagCCCCACTCTTCACCTAACTAGCTCCAACAAAGAGATATTCTTTGCATATGCATCATGAGTCCAGAATCAAATTTCAGACTACTGCACATTAAGAAACCCAGTGTTtcacagacgaatggataaagaagatgtggtacatatatacaatggaatactactcagctgcaaaacagaacaaaatcattccatttgcaataacatggatggaccttgagagaattatgttaagtgaaataagccagcgagagaaggataatctgtgtatgactccactcatatgaggaatttaaaactatggaccaagaacagtttagtggataccaggggaaaggtggggtggggggtgggcacaaagggtgaagtggtgcacctacaacatgactgacaaacattaatgtacaattgaaatttcacaagattgtaacctatcaataactcaattaaaaaaaaaaaaaaaggaaacccagtgtttccatttctgtgtctCTCGAAAAGGCAAACTCTGCTCAATGGCATTAGTCTGATGCTGGTGCACCCTGGTCCCTGCTTCCGTGTCGTTCTGTGGCCACAACAGACAGGACAGGTTTCCATCTGACGTAAGGCAGGAAACGCATTCGAAAGAGAGCACCCTCGTGCTGTCATTTTGGGAGCAGGAGCCGCCAGGtgtttgtagttttaaaaagtattccaGAGCTCAGCAGCCTGGTTCAGGGAACCGTCGTGAGGTGGAAGGGACAAGTCAGCTGGCACTAACGTGGGTGCCCCTGTGCTCCCCGGGGTCCACGTCACCCCATCGTGTGGAGTGGGGAACCCTGGGGTTCTGGGCCCATCCACAGGCACCCCTGTGCTAACAGCCAATGAGAGCTCAGCCTTCCTTCCTGGAAGGACACAGGCCCCCTGGTGGCAGAGATGGTGCAGACAGGCAGTCCCTGGAGGAAGATGGGGGTGCACTGACCCCACAGGAGTCCGGGCTGTGGGCCCAGCCCCGGACCAGGCCCCAGGGCCTCGGAGATGCATAAGACACGGTCCGCTGGAGACAGCTTTGCGAGGCCCACAATCACAGTTCTGGGCCCCCATATGCCTCATAGTGCACAAACACACCCAGCTAGCTGCCTGCGGCCCCcgtgggaggcagggagcacaTGTCAGTCCAGGCCAGCCTTGGGGACAGCTCAGCTTGGTGTCCTGCACTGCCTGGCCCCAGGGAAGCTGCCTGCAAATGGCTGATCCTGCctccaggaaggaggggaggagcaaCCAGCAGAGTCCACAGGCATCCGGGAGGTGAGGGAAGGGCACTGAGGAGGTCATGCTCTCTGGGGGACCTGGGCTCAGAGGATGGAGGGCTTGCTGTGCCCTTTCTGGAACACATCCGCCCTTGTCTACCACGATGACGATGCTCTCCCCCAGCTCCCAAGACCCAGCTATGGACCACCTCCCTAAGAAAGCCCCCTTCCACCCTCTGTCCTGGGAGACTCCCGGGGCTCCCGACCAGCTGGTTAGCCTACATACACACAGATCCCACCTCTGCTAGGCCAACACACACTCTccgccaggagctgggaggagaacACGGCAGGCTAGTGAGCTTCTCGTGGACACCTGGCCTGGGAGGTGGGTGTGGCCAGGGTAGAGGCAGGGTGCTCCCTGCGGTGTGAGCTGAGAGAGACTCACTGAGGGCACTGCCAGCCCGGCCCCCTGATGTGGACTGTGAGTGCATGCAGCCCCCAGGGGCCAGGGAAACCCATGGACTTCCTCCGCACCCCTCTCTTGGTTTATGCTTCTGGGCAGACTTCTGTCCTTGGAAATGTGACCTATGGCCACATCCTGCCCTGATGGCCTGACGGCCTTGGCTGCCTCAGTAGTCCCCCAATGCCTGCACACACGTATAGCCTACACAGAGCTGGGGCCCTGGCAGCGCAGGCCCACGTGGACCAGACCTAGACACGCGAGCAGGCGGCCCTGTCCCTGCTGCCGGcgccctggcccctgcccccgCTCACCTGTTTTGATCATGGAAGTCTCCGGGTGGGCACTGAGCATCCCCTTGTTGTAGAATTCACTCTTGTGATACATGTTGTTCTCAAACTGCCTCAGGGATTGAGGAGGTTTCAGCAGTTGCCAGTTCTTGTTGTCTGGAAAATGGTCCTCGATGAACAGTGCGGGATGGGTGAGGAAGTAGAATTCATTGTAGCTAGAACGGGGAGAGGCCGGTCAGTAGCCAAGCAGGGTGAGCAGGCCCCAGCTCTGTGACGGGCAGGCGGGCTCTCAGGGGGGTCTCTGGGGCCTTGTTCTGGCTGACACACCCACAGGAGGGGTCCCACCGACTGAATGAGAAGAGGCACCACGTCCGATCCTAACGTGGGCACTGGAGCCTCCCGCTCAGTGTCTGCTTCCAGAAATGGGAGCTGAGGCAGGATCTGAGGCCCCTTCTAAGAGAAGGCCACAGCCCACAACTGTGTCCAGACAGAGATGTGAACAAGCGGAGGCACGGCTGGTGGAGCAGGTGCCAGCCAGTGAGAGGAGGGACGGCAGGAAGGGAGGGTGCAACAGCTCTGTCCACCCCAGCTGGTCTTGTGCGTGAGGAGCTGTGGGGGTGAGAGGCCCTTCCGCGGTCCCTGGGGCCCACTAGATGTGGCTGTCTGAGGTCAGTGATGGGGaccaagggaagaatggggaCTCATCTGAGATGGGGAGGTTCCACTCGGCCCAAGATGAGCAGCACCCAGAGCTGACAGAGGCAGAGGGGGTGTGTGAGTGCACAGCTCTGGGTGTGGGGGTGGTGCGTGTACTTGTATTTGTCCCATGTGCAAGACTGTCAAGATTTAAACTGCAAAAATCAGAGACAACGCTCTCATTTTCTGGATACAAAGGAATCTGAGCTGCAGATGGATAGCACGACCCAGGAGGAATGTCACGGCCTTAGCTTAAGGCCGGGGTTGGCCAGATCCCTGGAGGTCAGACCGGCTCCAGTCTCCAGCACCCTAGCCCTCCACTCCAGTGTGGCTCACAGCAACTCTGCACACTGACAGCACTTCCCACAAaccatgaccccctcctcagaAATGAGATATGGCCTCTGACagcccagagaggaggaggaagcccagcctctgggggagcaggaggagagaaccCTGGCATCCGCGCACAGTAACA from Equus caballus isolate H_3958 breed thoroughbred chromosome 16, TB-T2T, whole genome shotgun sequence harbors:
- the KY gene encoding kyphoscoliosis peptidase isoform X1; its protein translation is MELKKDSNSVSIDMLLIVHSEKRRAAQGAHSDRQADPGALLQRRGGLQGIGNGLRRWQKLEGNELHGNLAEKQHPQQTQIITSYDNQGTQLTVEVHPRDAMPQLLKKFSLAKCLQGDKNGNTRPRQPGGKDAHAYPWDRSSLKSMPLDLRQFEKLDTYASQVTVKSGLDELVSDLLQEAHSDLERVRAIWIWICHHIEYDIEAAQEKDRQAFKPTDILRTQKTNCDGYAGLFEKMCRIAGVQCMTVPGYSKGFGYQTGQSFSGEFDHAWNAVYLDGRWHLVDSTWGSGLVDSATSKFTFLYNEFYFLTHPALFIEDHFPDNKNWQLLKPPQSLRQFENNMYHKSEFYNKGMLSAHPETSMIKTVNGKAMVTIESCAPTLFMFMLNGKQEHGLLSLRKNGMKLEVYPPTVGTHKLQIFAKGNSDIYSSVLEYTLKCNYVDDTVQLPAELHQPVGPSWFSEQMGITKPSHPHPIIHTSDGRCSVSFGVEEGISVLASLHGDDGLITEETQRRYIFQLQREKRTELKVQLPHAGKFALKIFVKKRQEAGNYIFVFNYLLCCTNTKVNWPMFPESFGNWGQDNELLEPLTGVLPANRNVPFKLKLHGIAKALVKGQDTWPLTLNSEGYWEGSCSTAGCQEVYVMVLENANHNFYSYILKYKVNAQ
- the KY gene encoding kyphoscoliosis peptidase isoform X2 — encoded protein: MLAPLRGNLAEKQHPQQTQIITSYDNQGTQLTVEVHPRDAMPQLLKKFSLAKCLQGDKNGNTRPRQPGGKDAHAYPWDRSSLKSMPLDLRQFEKLDTYASQVTVKSGLDELVSDLLQEAHSDLERVRAIWIWICHHIEYDIEAAQEKDRQAFKPTDILRTQKTNCDGYAGLFEKMCRIAGVQCMTVPGYSKGFGYQTGQSFSGEFDHAWNAVYLDGRWHLVDSTWGSGLVDSATSKFTFLYNEFYFLTHPALFIEDHFPDNKNWQLLKPPQSLRQFENNMYHKSEFYNKGMLSAHPETSMIKTVNGKAMVTIESCAPTLFMFMLNGKQEHGLLSLRKNGMKLEVYPPTVGTHKLQIFAKGNSDIYSSVLEYTLKCNYVDDTVQLPAELHQPVGPSWFSEQMGITKPSHPHPIIHTSDGRCSVSFGVEEGISVLASLHGDDGLITEETQRRYIFQLQREKRTELKVQLPHAGKFALKIFVKKRQEAGNYIFVFNYLLCCTNTKVNWPMFPESFGNWGQDNELLEPLTGVLPANRNVPFKLKLHGIAKALVKGQDTWPLTLNSEGYWEGSCSTAGCQEVYVMVLENANHNFYSYILKYKVNAQ
- the KY gene encoding kyphoscoliosis peptidase isoform X3 encodes the protein MPAKEWRLQNSQGSGLQGDKNGNTRPRQPGGKDAHAYPWDRSSLKSMPLDLRQFEKLDTYASQVTVKSGLDELVSDLLQEAHSDLERVRAIWIWICHHIEYDIEAAQEKDRQAFKPTDILRTQKTNCDGYAGLFEKMCRIAGVQCMTVPGYSKGFGYQTGQSFSGEFDHAWNAVYLDGRWHLVDSTWGSGLVDSATSKFTFLYNEFYFLTHPALFIEDHFPDNKNWQLLKPPQSLRQFENNMYHKSEFYNKGMLSAHPETSMIKTVNGKAMVTIESCAPTLFMFMLNGKQEHGLLSLRKNGMKLEVYPPTVGTHKLQIFAKGNSDIYSSVLEYTLKCNYVDDTVQLPAELHQPVGPSWFSEQMGITKPSHPHPIIHTSDGRCSVSFGVEEGISVLASLHGDDGLITEETQRRYIFQLQREKRTELKVQLPHAGKFALKIFVKKRQEAGNYIFVFNYLLCCTNTKVNWPMFPESFGNWGQDNELLEPLTGVLPANRNVPFKLKLHGIAKALVKGQDTWPLTLNSEGYWEGSCSTAGCQEVYVMVLENANHNFYSYILKYKVNAQ